The genomic stretch tcgccgccgcggccatctcctcccgccTCGCTCGCTTCCCCCGCTTCCCCCTCTCCGACGActccgacgaggaggacgaggagggccgCGTCTCGGCACCACGTGGAGGCGGCTGCGTGGATGATGCCGGGCCCGCCCGCGGGGCCGTCCCCGACGCCGACGTCCTTGTTGCCAGCGGCGTcatgggcgacggcggcggcgccgatgaGGTCGTGGTCGTTGGCGGAGGGCGCGGAGGCGGATGCGAGGACGCGGTGGTGGTCGGCGGGCGCGGGGAAGAGCAGGATGGAGTCGTGGTGGTCGGGGAAGGGAGCGGGGAGAAGGAGCTGGGGAAGGAGGGTGGATGCGTCGAGGGGGTCCGAGAAGGGGTCAGTGAACCGGGGCGCGCGCACGGCGACGGAAAGGACGACGAGGAAGTGGCGGAGAAGGCGATCTTGGTGCCGGATTTCGACTGAGCAGCTCGATTGGTGACCGCTGGATTCAAGCTTCTCGTCGTAGCTTGGGCCAAGGTGTGAATTTCATTTTAGTTTTGTTCTTGTTAGAGGCAGCTAATAGTGTCAGATCTTTTGCTACTTGTTGTTTGTTTGACTGTATGACTGTAATGTAATGTATGGTTTGTAGTCTCAGACGATATCTTCTCAAACGTTTAGCCTTAGTAGCATCTGGCTTAAGAGTTAGCCTTAccagtgattttggttgttgttgtcCTGCTTGAGTTTTGCACACTCATCTGGCAAGAGTAGTGATTGAAATAGATTATGAAGGAACCACCGATCTGGCAGACTGGCATCTGTGACAAATTTGAAGAATTAAATTTAAAGAACTTTGTTGTGGACATTGCCAATATTAAGAAGGGATTAAAGTTAACCCTGTGCCAAATATCAAACTTTCTATGTCTGTAGAAGAGGAATTCCTACAATTTACTAAATAGCTGTGCCTCCTGAAACCATTTGTCACATTGCTTGTTATAGAAGGGTAAAGTGCCCGAAGACTATTTGCTAATGAACTCATGAAGAGGGGTGTTGCTAATGAACTCAACATATACTGTTACACAAGAAGTTTAACTTGATTCAATTACTGAAATGATGCATACTTACAGACAAGCAAACATCTTTGCCAACTCCTTGCTAGAAGAAATGCATCTAAGCTTTTTGGTCGAAGTCGTACAATTTTGTAAGCTTGATAGCCTTGCTGAGATCAAGTGAAATTTGAACTGGATGAGGGAAGTGAGGAGCTTATCCATAACTCCAGAGTAACTGGTAGAACAGCTTCAAAGGTGTGACATCAATCAGTTATTGCTTCCGATGGCTCTTGTGACTGATGAATGTATCAGGCCACCATTGCGCATCTAAACATGGAGTAATATTGAAACTCAGTGTCCCTATGTTCTAAGATAATGATGGTAACCGATTAGTTTAACCTATGATTGACTATTGATGATACAAGTCTCATCAGCATGATGATCTATGTTCACTACTGATATCATGTGCTGCAGTAGATCTGTATAACCATGCTTTCTGGGCCTTCTGGCAGAATTAGTGCAAAAGAGGCCATCACAGTAGTATATTTAGTCAAGCTTTTTCTTAGAGCACGCAGGAAGGTCTTTCTAATTAACTCAAACTTTTAGATAATATAAACAAGTTTGGATGAGAAATACAAAATTATCAATTTTATAATTTGAAAATTGTCACCCCTCATCTGCTTCATCTCCTATTTCCATATTAGTAAATAAATACTAATATGGTCAGCTTACTATGGTCAGATCTTTTGCTGCTGCTTGTTTGTTTGGCTGTGATGTAATGTATGGTTTTTAGGCTCAGCGATAGGTTCTCAAATGTTTAGCATAGTGCATCTGGCCTAGGAGTTGCTAGTAGTTTGTGCCTTACTGGTGATTCTTGGTTGTTATGTTCCTACTCTATTTTGGCATGCTAATGTGGTAACAGTAGGTTATTGAAATGGACTAATGAAGAAAATCACTGATCCAGAACCTGTGACAGATCTAAAGAACTAAACTAAAAGAACTCTGTTTTGCTATGTGGCAATGTATTATGTATGTACTGCTTTGTTTCTAGTCAAATAAACTAAGTTATATCTGTGAGCAAAAAGAGACTAACTGGACTAATATTAAGTAGAGGAATTCCTGCAATTTACTAAATTACTCTACCTCCTTAAGCCATTGTCCCATTGTTTGTTATAGAAGGGCAAAATATCCGAAAACTATTTGCCGGTGAATGTCGCTTATGAACTCAAATATACTGTTCCAAGAAAAAAAGTGAACTTGATTCATTGATTGAAATGACGCAAACTTCCACACAAGCAAACATATTTGCTAACTTCTTGTGTATTCTAGAAGAAATGCCAGTGGATCTTGTGTacgtttttttttgtcaaagtcaaacaaattTGTAAGCTTGATAGCCTtgctgaaatccagtgaaattTGTGGAACTGGATAAGGAAAAGGTAGCTTTCCTATGAAATAGAAGATCATCCAAAATTCCAGAGTAACTGGTAAAAAGGTTTTGCATTTCTAGCAACTTGAATCTAATTTAGTTCTCGTGGTGTGACATCAATCAATTACTGATTCCGATGGCTCTTGTGGCTGATGAATGTGTCAGATCACTGCCGTATCCAAACATGGAGCAATACTGAAACTTGGCGTTCCTTTGTTCCAAGTCTAAGATACTGATGGTAAACAATTTATGAGGACCTTGGATCTTATATGCAACTGTCCCGAATTTGATCAAATGCCAATAATGCATATTTGGATGATGTTCCTGCCATGCATGTCGCCGACATGTCTCAGGCTCTCAGCAGTGCGTTTGCTTCACCTGGTTGCCCTGTAGGTCGCTTGCCACGGGCGATGCTAGGGATCATGATGCACAAGTTGTAGACGTCTAATGTACTGAGAATGCATGTGCTGAAGTTCTAATAAGATAACCAGCCCGTTCGGCTGGGCTGAAGGCTTTTCAGCCCAAGCCGTTCGTCCGGCTGCCCACCGACGCGAGATGCGTCGtttcctctccctctcgccTCCCGTCCTTATCCAGCTCGCAGACGCTCTCGCCCGGTCACTCGCTCTCGCCCGCTCTCGCCGCCATCGCTCCCTCGCTCTCGCCCGCTCTTCGTCGCCGTCGGTCCGTCGTCTCGCCCGCTTCCTCGCGCTCGctcgctctccgccgccgtcggtccCTCCTNNNNNNNNNNNNNNNNNNNNNNNNNNNNNNNNNNNNNNNNNNNNNNNNNNNNNNNNNNNNNNNNNNNNNNNNNNNNNNNNNNNNNNNNNNNNNNNNNNNNGCACCATCTACATCAAGGTACTCCGGAGTTTAACCGCCTTAGGTTTGTTGGTCAAGCACAATTTTTGGTAGCCATAGAGGTGCTTCTGGTGAACCTGAGTTTATTTTCCCTTGTTTTTGCAGGTTCATGGTTCACATTCAGTTGGGTGGGACAACAAATTCTTGATTTCATTCTGGTAACTCCTGTCTTCCTTGTTCAACAGCACCTACACTTGTACTGCTTCCTGAAGATGGTTTACTGCTGGTTTGCCTGTGCTTATGAACCGTGATGGCTGCTTTCAACAAAAGCCACATGCCTGTGAAGCTGCTGTTGCTTTGCTATTCTGTGCATTTGCATTGTAAATGTTAGCTTTCTGTTGCTACTCGGGTACACATGCTCCATTTTTGTACTTTGATGTAGATGTATGAAAATTAGCCATGTGTAGATGTATGAGTTCATAACCGGTAATGTTACCTACAGAACGCTTGTGACATCCATGACATGTTTGCTCATACTACAAACCCCTGAGCATTTAATCTTTGTTTACTGATCTCTTCTTTTGTTGAGTTAGTGGTTTCATTAGGATGTCTTATTTATTTCTTCTGTTGTCCTGTGGTTCATTCAAACTGCTGTTATAATTTGAGTTGTTTGATGCTTAGCATGATAGTGGCCATGTTCATGAAGTTAGCACTTGTGTGCATTATGCTTGCAGCATGTTCTTCCTCTAAACTGTGCAAACCTTTATACAACAAACTAAGCATCAGTAATGTGTCTGTTTTTTTATCACCTATCCAGGCGTCTACTACAAGCCTAGTAGTAGCCCACCCGCGATGAACTACCAACAGTGCCCACACTGGCATTGTCATCCAGTTCTTCGTGCTCTCCCCCACCGGTCTGTCCGTACAATTTCCGTCACAAACGTGCCAAGACAGCTGCTAAGGCAAGTGACATATCCATTACTGTTGAATTTGTGTACTTGTATGCCTCATGCTGTTGCTTCCTTTGTTGCAATATAGTTGCAGCTGCTGTCTACTGAGAATATGCATTGTACACCTGGGCTCAGATGGCTTGCAGCCGTGCCAACTGGGACAAGGGCCACACGAAAACATGCTGGACCTGGTGCATAGCTGAGAGGACCAATTCAATTGGGAGCACAGTGGCCTAGCCTAAGTTGGTAGTTAGGGATAGCAGCACGTGTAACGCAACTTCAAACAATAGACTGGTCTTAatttgggcagcaagcagctgcagaacaagctGCACACCATGCAGAGAGCATTCCTGAGCTGGAAGGACTTGCAAGTCCAATCTGGTTTAGGCTGTGACAAAGAAACTGGTGGCGTTGCTGCTGATTCCACCTTTTGGGATGACGATGAAGGGGTACGTCCTTTTACAGCAACATAACTTATTGCTCATGTTATGTATACCAACATATTTTTGTTACTAACATGTACCGTTCCTCATTGCAGGAAACCAGTGCTGGTGCTGCCCAGACTAGTTCTGCTAAACCACCCCTGTTCCTCGACGAATTGTACACGTTGTTCGGCCACACCACCCAAGACAGGGGCACCTTCTGACGACAGGAGGTATTCGTGAGGCGACACCTAGCATGGGGACTGAGGACAATGCACATGACATTTACCTGGACCCATGGCTGCTAGTAGTGCTCATAACTTGTCTAAAAGGACAACCCGGGAAATCTCTGTTGACAATCCTCCGAAAAAGAAAAGTGGCAGCTTGGAGGACTATGTCAGGGAACTTTCCAAAATTGTGGTAACGAGGAGCCAGAAACGTGGCGACCGTGAGCAGGAGGAACTGGACCGTGCAATGCAGCTTATAGAAGAAGATGGTATCGAGGAGGGGTCTGAGTTGTACTGTCATGCACTTTATTTATGTAAGAATGTAGTGTATCGGAGGGCCTTCACGAAGATGAAAATGAAAGAGGGCCGACTGAATTGGATCCAATTCAACTGGGACAGGGAGAACAAGTAGTCCATTGTGGCATAAGTTTGTTTTATTCTAGTGATGTGTACTGATGGGTTGAAACAATAATGTCTGATGTACTGCatgttaaatttttttcaagttCAATGTCGCCCATGATCTGTACTACATGACCATCTATTTTTTACTTGTGTCACAACGCTTGTAATTTCCATAGTATGTCTTAGTAGTGATGAGGAATTTTAATGTGTGTTGTCATTGTGCCGTGAACAGAAAGGTGGGGAGGCCATTTGAGGCCCTCAGCAGGCGTCCAGGGAGGAGGATTGGTTAGTTGTCCGGGCTTCCATGGAGGAAAGGGAGGGCGATTGACAGGTTTGAAACAAATTCATCTGTCAATTGTGGTGCAACTTTTACTGTATAGGCTTTGATGACTGATCCCCCTCCGTTTGTTATTGTGCACAGGCTCATTCAAGTATGAGTAGTGCTGAGGAATCAAACAGCGACATCGGCAGTGATTCTAGCTCCATCGTGTACTAGCTGGCGAGTGTAGCAGCAGCTATAGCAGCATATGTCGCCGTGAATAGAAGCCCACCTCCTGTGGTGAACCCGCCAGTGGAGTTACCACGCATGACCGGACGGCAATGGGTTGAGCTCAATATGCAGGAAAGCTGGAGGTGCTACGACAATTTTCGTATATATCCTGACGTGTTCCTTCAGTTGCATGACATCTTGGTTAACAATCATGGGTTGCAATCGTCACAAGGGGTAGAATCTATTGAGGCTTTAGGTATGTTCGTCTGGGCTTGTGCGACACAACAGGCTTCCTgtcaaattagagatagatttgaGCGGAGTTTGGACACAGTTAGTAGGAAGATGGCGCATGTGGCAGATGTAATGTTCTCATTTGCCCAGACGGTAATCGCTCCAAAGGATCCTGCGTACTCCAAGGTTAATCATAGGCTGAACCAGTATGcaccgttctttgatgggtgtATAGGTGCTCTAGATGGAACCCACGTTCCCGTATAGGTCGGGCGTGAGTCCCATTTGGACTTCATTAATAGAAAATGGTGGACAAGCTTTAATGTGTTAGCGATAGTGGATATGGAAATGCGGTTCACCTATGTAGGAGCGGGGAGGGCAGGGTCCAGTCATGACATGTCGGTGTTGCGGGAGTGTATGGAGACACCAAACTACCCGCATCCACCTCCAGGTATGGTACTTGCCTAATTACGAGCATGACGCAACAATTGTAAAAGTGGTGCACTAATGGTGAATATGTTTGATGTGCTGTAGGAAGGTATTATTTGGTGAACTCGGGTTATGCAGTTCGTGAAGGCTATCTGGGGCCTTATTGAAGTACCAGGTACCATTTGGAGGAATTCAGCAAAAGAGCGACTGAAAGtttggaggagaaattcaacTTCCACCATTCGAGTCTTCGCAATGTTGTCGAACGAGCTTTTGGCGTGCTCAAATCCAGGTGGCATATTTTGTGGCAAGTACCATTCTATAATCGAGAGAGGCAAACGAAGATCGTTATTGCTTGCTTTGCACTCCACAATTATTTGCTGGACCGTGCCGATGTAAGTACTGTAGATTCGAACATGGTGCGAACTCCAGATTACGAGGTATCCGCATGGGTCGCAGCAAATGCTACTCCTGATATGGCCAGTGTACGAGATTGGATCGCGGCAGGAATCTCATTGATGTAGATGTATGCGTATGTGTGTACGTTTGTGTTATATGTTGTATGTAAGCAATTGATGTGCAATATGTTATTCTAGTGTGTGGCTTATTTTGTACGTCAGTAGCGTCCCGGTAGTGGGTTAAGTTTGCGTCaaaaaattaaatttatttGCTCCTTTCACAAtcacaaatttgaatttgaaatgtAGCAGCGCAACAGTAACAAAAACAGCCGCAAGAAGCCTAGTAGCAGCAAGCAGCGGTGCCCAGCTGCTTCTACCAGCGGTTGCAGCTGCAGCCAGCAGCGCAGCCAGGCAGCTGGCCGCCGAACGGGCTGAAGGTGCATGCACTGAAGTTGTAATGTTTCGGAAAGAAAAACATTCGTCACCAAGAGCAGACCACCTTAAGCACTGTGTCGAAGGTCCAACCGAGCTGTGTGTGTGTCTGCCTGAAGAAAGCCTGTGTAATATACCTTTTGGTGGCAGTGAGAAGTGAACTATGATGAGCTTTTTCTCAGCACAGCCGAATATGCTGGAGCAATATATCAAAGAGCATAAAAGCTTTCATTTACCGGTCATCTAAATATCTTATGGCCAGCTGTGGTCTGACACTTCCGAGTCCGACTCCATGTTGCTCCGCTCCGCGTCAGCCTTCAACTTCCGCTAGGTTCATTTCCTACCGCCTCCCTCGTCACCGCCTCTGCGGCGAATCCGACTCGAGGTCGCCGATTCACTGGTGGCCCGCCGTTATAAATCCCAGCGCCCATCGCATCCTCGTCCATCACAGCGATCGCTTCCCATCACCGCCCTGGCGCCCTGCGTTGTTCTCCCGTCCCTTCCATCGTCTCCCACCACCGCGAGTCCCACGGCGATGGCCTGCTCGATCGCCCCCGCCGCGCCTCACCAGATGTTCCACCGGGCCGGTGCCGCTCCGCACCAgatgatgacggcggcggcgcccgcgccagAGGAGATGCGTCTCTCGGACTTCGACTGGATCGGCgacctcggcgccggcggcttcgCCAGGGTCAGCAaggctcgccaccgccgcaccggcGCGGTGTTCGCGCTCAAGATGTCGTACGACCCGGACCccgacgtcgaggaggaggccgaggtgctccgccgcgccgccgggtcGCCGCACGTCGTCGACTGCCACGCCCTGCTCCGCGGTCCCGCCGGCGAGCCCGCCTGCCTGCTTGAGTTCATGGACGCCGGCTCCCTCTCCCGCGtcctgcgccggcgccgagggAAGGGAGGATTCCCCGAGCCGGCGCTCGCCGAGGCGGCCGCGCACTGCGTCGTGGGGCTCGCCCAGCTCCACTCCCGCGGCGTCGCGCACCTGGACGTCAAGCCGGACAACCTCCTCGCAAACTCCCGGGGCGAGATCAAGATCGGCGACTTCAACACTTCCAAGATCCTCTacggccgcgccggcgagcaCCTCCAGGTCCCCCTCACCGCCGGCACCCGCTGCTACTTCAGCCCCGAGAGGTTCGCGCCCATAGCCCGCGCCGGGCCGCagggcgccatggccgccgacgTCTGGGGCCTCGGCGTCACCGTCCTGGAGCTGTTCCTGGGCCGGTTCGCCGTCGTGCCGGATGTGAAGAAGGCGTCTGcggcggagctggagctggCCATCTGCCACGGGGAGCCTCTGCGCGTGCCGGAAGAAGCAGAGGCGTCGGCGGAGTTGCGCAGGTTCGTGGCCGCGTGCCTGCAGAGGGAGCCGACGCGGCGCGCCACGGTGCCGCAGCTGCTCGGGCACCCGTTCCTCACTGGCCGCGACGTCGAGGCGTCAAGGCGCGCGCTGCGGGACCTTATCGTCGAGACCCTCTAGTTACAGGAGCTGGAGGATGATCTGTGTAATAGGATTACTGAGATTAACTCTTTGTTGTTATTTCATTGATGATTGATTGTAGTTTGAATTCAGTTAACTGTGTTATTCTTCCAATCGGATGGGAAATTTTGTTAGCAACAAAATTGGTTTTTTATCTGTAACAAACAATCATGATTTTTTCACTTAACTGGATGAGAATTTTAACATGTAATGCATGATAGCCTCCGAGAATTCTACATTTCTACCTGTGGTTGAACTGCTTGACTGTAGCATCAACTCAATCAAAAAAGTTTATAACAAAATAATCACAAGACGCATTGCAACGTACTACTCTAGCATCAACtcaggggctgtttggatacgaggtgctaaactttaacagtgtcacatcggatgttcggatgctaattaggaggactaaacatgagctaattataaaactaattgcagaaccttgtgctaattcgcgagacgaatctattgagcctaattaatccatcattagcaaatggttactgtagcaccacattgtcaaatcatggactaattaggcttaat from Setaria italica strain Yugu1 chromosome II, Setaria_italica_v2.0, whole genome shotgun sequence encodes the following:
- the LOC101766569 gene encoding uncharacterized protein LOC101766569; its protein translation is MSGEDELLASGGVPIRHPRLEDAGLEDCALPPESIAEAFSLAAAAISSRLARFPRFPLSDDSDEEDEEGRVSAPRGGGCVDDAGPARGAVPDADVLVASGVMGDGGGADEVVVVGGGRGGGCEDAVVVGGRGEEQDGVVVVGEGSGEKELGKEGGCVEGVREGVSEPGRAHGDGKDDEEVAEKAILVPDFD
- the LOC101758872 gene encoding mitogen-activated protein kinase kinase 9, with amino-acid sequence MACSIAPAAPHQMFHRAGAAPHQMMTAAAPAPEEMRLSDFDWIGDLGAGGFARVSKARHRRTGAVFALKMSYDPDPDVEEEAEVLRRAAGSPHVVDCHALLRGPAGEPACLLEFMDAGSLSRVLRRRRGKGGFPEPALAEAAAHCVVGLAQLHSRGVAHLDVKPDNLLANSRGEIKIGDFNTSKILYGRAGEHLQVPLTAGTRCYFSPERFAPIARAGPQGAMAADVWGLGVTVLELFLGRFAVVPDVKKASAAELELAICHGEPLRVPEEAEASAELRRFVAACLQREPTRRATVPQLLGHPFLTGRDVEASRRALRDLIVETL